A section of the Alligator mississippiensis isolate rAllMis1 chromosome 8, rAllMis1, whole genome shotgun sequence genome encodes:
- the RAB9B gene encoding ras-related protein Rab-9B, which produces MSGKSLLLKVILLGDGGVGKSSLMNRYVTNKFDSQAFHTIGVEFLNRDLEVDGRFVTLQIWDTAGQERFKSLRTPFYRGADCCLLTFSVDDRQSFENLGNWQKEFVYYADVKDPDRFPFVVLGNKIDKLDRQVTTEEAQAWCMENGNYPYLETSAKDDTNVAVAFEEAVRQVLAVEEQLEHCMLGHAIDLHSSSKSGSSCC; this is translated from the coding sequence ATGAGTGGGAAGTCCTTGCTTTTAAAGGTCATTCTCCTGGGGGATGGTGGCGTTGGAAAAAGTTCCCTCATGAACCGCTACGTCACTAACAAGTTTGACTCTCAGGCTTTCCACACTATCGGTGTAGAGTTTCTAAACCGTGACCTGGAGGTGGATGGACGTTTTGTGACCCTCCAGATCTGGGACACTGCGGGACAGGAGAGGTTCAAGAGCCTGCGAACCCCTTTTTACAGAGGGGCAGACTGCTGCCTGCTGACCTTTAGTGTTGACGACCGCCAGAGCTTCGAGAACCTAGGCAACTGGCAGAAGGAATTTGTCTACTATGCAGATGTGAAGGACCCTGATCGCTTCCCATTCGTGGTCCTGGGCAACAAGATTGACAAACTTGATAGACAGGTGACCACTGAAGAGGCCCAAGCCTGGTGCATGGAAAATGGGAACTACCCTTACCTAGAAACCAGTGCCAAGGATGACACCAATGTGGCAGTGGCTTTTGAAGAAGCTGTGCGACAAGTACTGGCAGTGGAagagcagctggagcactgcatgtTGGGGCACGCAATAGACCTGCACAGCAGCTCCAAATCAGGATCTTCATGTTGTTAA